Genomic window (Thermoanaerobaculia bacterium):
GTACCCGGTCATCTCCACGAAGCCGTGGCCGGCGAGGGGGTTCCCGCGACTCGTTCCTTTCACCGCGACCGCTCCTTCCCAGTAGCGGACGGTGACGGCGAGCTCCTGGCCGGCAACCCTTGGGGTGAGCACGAGGTCGAGGGCCTCGCCGGGGACGGTCAGGCGCCAGTTCGCGGGGTAGGTGGCGCCGGTCGGGCTGCGCCAGGTCGAGAGGACTTCGAGCCCGACCTCGGTCGCGGCGAGACTGCGCGACGTGCCGTCGGCGGCGACGAGGCTGCCGCGGCTCCACGGATCGGCGGCGCCGTCCTTCCTTCGCAGGCGGTAGAACATCAGCTCGCGGCCGTCGCCGAGCTGCAGGGCGAACCAGTCCCAGCCGGCGAGGTCGGGTCCGAGGGCGCTGGTCGACCACTCGCGGTCGAGCCAGGCTTCGCCGGTCACCGCGATCGTCTCGCCGTCGACGCTCACCGTGCCGCGCGTCGGCAGCCGGGTCATCGAGTAGTAGTAGGAGGCGTTGCCGGGTTCCGGACCTTTCTGCGAGAGGCCCCGTTCGCCCTGGAGGACCGGCGGCTTGCCGGCTTCGAGCGCCAGGTCGACCGCGAAGCCGTCCTCCCTCGCCCGCAGGCGCAAGGGCGAGAAATCGGCTGCGGAGGGGGCGGTCGAACCGATCGACCAGTCCTCGAGGGCGACGCGAAAGGACCCGTACGGGGGGGCGGTGCCGCCGGCGAGGCCGATGGCTTCGCGCGCGAAGCGTTCAGCGTACCGGAAGGTGCCCGCCGCGGAATCGGAGAGCGCGAAGTGCGCCATCCAGACGTGGGCACTCCGCCAGCGCGACGGGCTCGCTGCGGGAATCGCGGCTTCGGCGACCTCTGCGACGTCCGGGACTTCTGGGATCAGCGCGTTGCGGAAGAAGGTCAGCTGGACGCCGAAGGCCCGGCCGTCGGCGGCGAAGAGGTTGCCGGTGACGTACCACCACTCGGTGCGAAAGCCGTCGTGGGCACCGTGATCGGCGGGGAAGACGAACTCGCGCGGTGCGGTGGCGCGCGCGAAGCGCTCGTCGTCCTTGCCGAGTCCGCCGCCCAACGCCTCGGCGACGTCGAGCTCGGCGGAGATCTTCGCCGGCCGGCGGGCGCGGCGCTCGAGCGCGACCGCCAGGGCCGTCACTGCGATGACGCAGAGCAGCAGGGCGACAATGAGACGGCGCGGGGTGCGCATCTTCACTCCTGCTTCAGGGCGAGAGCCGGATCGGTCCGCCCGAGGCGCCAGGCGGGAATGAGCCCGGCGAGGAGCGCCGCACCGAGCGCGAGGACCATCGCCTCGACGAACGGCCGCGCCGTCCAGGCGATCTCCATCGACCAGCCGAACGAGCGCCGGTTGATGACGTGCACCATGAGGGCGGCGAGGAGCGCGCCGAGCGGCAGCGAAAAGAGCCCGGCAGCGAGCCCCATCCAGCCGGTCTCGGCGGCGACGAGCCGGAGGAGCTGCCGGCGCGTCAGGCCCTGGGCGCGCATCACGGCGAATTCCCGGCCGCGTTCGAGCTCGAGGGCCGCGAGCGCCGCCAGGATGCCGAGAAAGGCGACTGCGATCGCCAGCAAGCGCAGCACACCGGTAATACGGAAGGTGCGGTCGAAGATCTCGACCGACATCTGCTTGAGCAGGCGGCTCGACTGCGCGGCGAGCTCCCCTTCGGGTGCGGCCCCTTCGACCGCGGTCTTGAGCTGCTCGAGGTCGGCTCCGGCCTCGGCGAAGACCGCCAGCACCGCCACCCCGGGCTCATCGAAATGGGCGCGGAAAGTGTCCACCCCGAGCATCACGACGCCCTGGTCCGAGCCGTAGTCGTAGTCGATCCCGGCGACCCGGAACGACTGGCGGCCGTTCGCGGTCTCGAGCTCGAAGCGGTCGCCCAAGTGGAGGTTGCGGCGATAGGCGAACGGCTCGGCGAGGATCGCTGCGTCGGGAGTCGTCGTGAGCTCGCGCCAGACGCTCTCGAGGTCGCCCTCCTTCCAGTGCATGGCGGCGAGGCTCTTGCGGTCGAGGTCGATGCCGACCACCCGCGCCGGGAGCTCTCCGGGGCTCTCGACCTGGGTGATGCGCAGGGTGTTGATCCGTTCGACGCCGGGCAGGGCGCGAATGCGCTCGACCGCCTCGGGCGAGATGCGCAGGTGGGCGCGGCTCGGTACCTGCGTCGGCGTGCTGACGTAGAGGTCGCCGATGAGCGCCCCTTCGAGCCAGATCTGGACGGTGGTGCGGAAGCTCCCGATCATCACCGCGATGCTGATCGAGACGGCGACCGCGAGGGTCAGGGCGGCGACCGCGACCCCCGTGCGCGAGATCGACGCCGCCACCGCCCGCGCGCCCATCCGGCCGAAGAGGCCGATCGCGGCGTAGAGGCGCCGCCACCTCCGCGGCACGGCGGCGACGGCGCGCAGGCTGACGGCGAGGGCGCGCGGCACCAGCAGTGAAAAGCCGACCAGGACGAGAAAGAAACCGCCGAGCGAGAGGGGAAGGGAAGCGGTCGCCAGAGCGAGGAGGAGGCCGCCGGCAAGGCCGAAGAGAAGTCCGAGTCCGACCGCGCGCCCGGAGAGCCTCCCGGCCCGGCTCTCGAGCTCGGAGCGCAGGAGCGTCGCCCGCGGCGGGGCGTTGGCGGCCTCGAGCGCCGGCGGCAGCGCGGCGGCGAGCGACGCGCCGAGGCCGAGCAGGCCGCCCTTCAGGAGTGAAAGCGGCGAGAGCGCGAAATTGCCGGCGGCGAGCGTGAAGTAGAGGTCGCGGATCGTCTGCAGGACGAGCCCCATGAGTCCCCGGCCGAGCACGATGCCGACGAGCAGCCCGAGCGCGCTGCCGACGATGCCGAGGACGGCCGCCTCGGTGAGGACGAGGGTCAGGATCTCGCCGCGCCGGACGCCCAGGGCGCGCAGGCGCCCGAAGAGCTCGCGGCGCTGCACGACCGAGAAGGTCATCGTGTTGTAGATCAGGAAGGTGCCGCACAGCAGGGCGAGGAGCGACAGGGCGCGCAGGTTGAAACGGAACGCCCGCGTCATCTGCTCGAGCGCTTCGGGTCGCGCGCTCGCGCGCGCCAGATGGACGCCCGGCGGCAGCAGTGTCGCGATCTCCCGGCGGGCCCGCTCGCCCGCTTCGCCTTCGGGCAGGGCGAGGTCGATGCGGGTGAGCCGCCCTGGCAGATCGAGGATCTCCTGTGCGGTCGCGATATCGACGAGAGCGAGGTTCGCGAGCGCCTCGCGGGCGGCGGCGTCGGTCGGCTTCAGGATTCCGACCAGCAGAAGCCGTTCCTCTCGCGCCCCGACGCGGA
Coding sequences:
- a CDS encoding ABC transporter permease; the encoded protein is MSLLGRASRRYHLRHPAQFGLALAGVALGVAVVVAIDLANESARRAFVVATDATAGAATDQITGDSNGFDETLFARLRSGTDEIPGLRAAAPVVEDFVVLAPTQESAAAAPANGGSISRSAPVLRLLGLDPWSEAPFRGYLGGALAAGKDLTRFLTTPGAALLESATAERLGLEIGDTLPVRVGAREERLLLVGILKPTDAAAREALANLALVDIATAQEILDLPGRLTRIDLALPEGEAGERARREIATLLPPGVHLARASARPEALEQMTRAFRFNLRALSLLALLCGTFLIYNTMTFSVVQRRELFGRLRALGVRRGEILTLVLTEAAVLGIVGSALGLLVGIVLGRGLMGLVLQTIRDLYFTLAAGNFALSPLSLLKGGLLGLGASLAAALPPALEAANAPPRATLLRSELESRAGRLSGRAVGLGLLFGLAGGLLLALATASLPLSLGGFFLVLVGFSLLVPRALAVSLRAVAAVPRRWRRLYAAIGLFGRMGARAVAASISRTGVAVAALTLAVAVSISIAVMIGSFRTTVQIWLEGALIGDLYVSTPTQVPSRAHLRISPEAVERIRALPGVERINTLRITQVESPGELPARVVGIDLDRKSLAAMHWKEGDLESVWRELTTTPDAAILAEPFAYRRNLHLGDRFELETANGRQSFRVAGIDYDYGSDQGVVMLGVDTFRAHFDEPGVAVLAVFAEAGADLEQLKTAVEGAAPEGELAAQSSRLLKQMSVEIFDRTFRITGVLRLLAIAVAFLGILAALAALELERGREFAVMRAQGLTRRQLLRLVAAETGWMGLAAGLFSLPLGALLAALMVHVINRRSFGWSMEIAWTARPFVEAMVLALGAALLAGLIPAWRLGRTDPALALKQE
- a CDS encoding carotenoid 1,2-hydratase; this encodes MRTPRRLIVALLLCVIAVTALAVALERRARRPAKISAELDVAEALGGGLGKDDERFARATAPREFVFPADHGAHDGFRTEWWYVTGNLFAADGRAFGVQLTFFRNALIPEVPDVAEVAEAAIPAASPSRWRSAHVWMAHFALSDSAAGTFRYAERFAREAIGLAGGTAPPYGSFRVALEDWSIGSTAPSAADFSPLRLRAREDGFAVDLALEAGKPPVLQGERGLSQKGPEPGNASYYYSMTRLPTRGTVSVDGETIAVTGEAWLDREWSTSALGPDLAGWDWFALQLGDGRELMFYRLRRKDGAADPWSRGSLVAADGTSRSLAATEVGLEVLSTWRSPTGATYPANWRLTVPGEALDLVLTPRVAGQELAVTVRYWEGAVAVKGTSRGNPLAGHGFVEMTGYSPNPPR